The DNA region GTCTGTACAGTCTCTATGAAGAGATGGGTGAGGATTTTTCAGTATTGTATAAAAAAGTACTCCTGAAAACAGGACGCGCCAGCGCCGAAGACTGCGCCGCCGAAGCGGGCATCGATATTACAAAACAGGATTTCTGGGACAGAAGTCTGGGGGTGATCAAAAAGCAGATAGACGACTACTGCTCTCTGGTCCAGTCATGAGGGTATTTGCGCACCGCGGCGCCTCAGCTTATGCTCCCCAGAACACCCTGCCCTCCTTCAAAAAGGCTCTTGAATTGAAGGCCTCCGGGATAGAGCTGGACGTGCAGCTTTCCTCTGATGGAGTTCCGGTCGTCATTCATGACTTTTTCCTGGATAGGACCAGCGATGCCAGCGGCTTTATTCACAGCCTGACCTGGCAGGAAATCCGCAAGGCTGATGCAGGCCTCTGGTTCGGCCCGGAGTTCAAGGGAACTCCCGTTCCCAGTCTGGAAGAGGTGCTGGCCCTGATTCCCAGGGATGTCACACTGAATCTGGAGATAAAATCCATCAGCTCCCTGGAAGAACCAGTGGCAAGGATTGTCTCGGACCTTCTGAACCAGGAGAAAGAAAGGGATCTCATCGTCTCCTCCTTCAACCACCCCATTTTAAAGGAGTATCAATCCCTTGATCCCGATGTGAAGATCGGCATCCTCACAGGAAGTGATTTTATCGGCTTTCCCGCCTATGTGGAGGCCAGCGGATTGAGACCCTTCAGCATTCATCCCCAGGCCACATACCTTTCTGCCGAAACGATCCGGGAATATCATGAGAGAGGATGGCAGGTCCTGACCTATACGGTGAACTCATTGGAACAGGCCGGGATGGTTCAAAACTTAGGTGCGGATGGTATCTTTTCGGATTACCCCGATCTGTTAACCCGGTGAAACCTCAGAAACATCAATAGCGGTACTCCAGATTAAGGCTCAGAGAACTTGTGTCATACCTGACACCGGCACTTCCTGGATAAAAGCCTCGAAGAGAGCCGCTGTTGTTGTAAACCGCAGTATCTCCCTGAAATTCATGAACAGAATCAATATCTAAGCTTAAGGCCAGGGAAAAGACAGGAGTCCAGTGCCAGCTGGAATAAATGGAGAGTCCGGTATAGCTTCCCTTCCGGAATGTATCATAAAAGTGCAACCCCCGGAATTTGTGATAATCGTGATCATCCACAGAAACCATCCAGCTGTATATAAAAGTCCAACCACCGGTAAAGGATCCCTCCCTGAATGAAATGCCTCCTCCGATATAGGGAATTCTGTATTCAATATCATAGTCGATTCCATTCTGCCCGATGAGGGTTTCGTAATCAGATCCAGGATAATCCAGTTCCTTCAGAGAATCCGTCCAGCCCCACTGGATCAGCTTGAAACCGCTCAGAAAATCGAGGTTAAAATTATATGTCCTGTAGAACCGGACTGTGGCATTATAGTCCACCAGCAGAGAGTGGGTCAGGTAAATATCACTCAGGGAGTAATGGGTCCATTCCGTGTCGGTCTGGCTGAAGTAACCCGAAAGCCAGTCATGGTCGGTCATCTCTCCTGTTGAGGGGTTTATGGTGCTTCCTGCTGCGGCATTGAGGAACAGCACATTCCCGATGTTGACAGAACCGGAAAGACCGCTGATCAAGGCCGGATTGATTTCCCAGTGAAGGCGGCTCATATAAGGATAGGGTTCACTGCTGCTGTCGTACACCAGTTCATCTGAAAAACCTGTCATATAGGAGACAAAGGGACTCAGCGAGAGTTCTGCTGTTCTGCCTGGGGAAAGGAGTGCGCCCGACCTTGCCTGCAGGGCACTGAGAGGCAGGGAGGCAGTACACAGGAGAAAAATCAGGACCGTCAATCTCATACACATATTGTATCTTCCGGGAGAAGAAAAAACCAGCACTCCTGCAAACCCTTTCATGTCTGTCCCCTCTTTTCCAAATAGTGGCTCCCCTGCTACACTTCGTACACTATGAAAGCAGCTCCATTGATACAACTGACCGACCAATACCTCCCGGAATACCCTGAAAAAGGAAAAGGCCCCCCCCTCAGCTGGACCTGGAACCCCGGTGAATCCTGGGTCATCCTGGGAGAAAACGGCTCAGGGAAGACCCATTTCTCAGAACTCATCGCAGACAACATGCCTGGAAGAGTAGACAAGGTCTCCTTTGAAGACCTGGAAGAACTGCTGGAAAAACAGATCAGACAGGACGACTCGGAATACACGGGAAAGGTGGATACAGGGACTCCCCTCTTTGAATTCCTGGGCTTGAAAATCGGAGGAGAAATACCGACAGATGCTCCCCCTCCCCCCAGTGGTCTGGAGAAACTCATGAACTCGGGCCTCCGGATACTCTCCACCGGAGAGATCCGTAAATCCCTGATCTACAAAGCCCTGCTGGGAAAACCGGAGCTGTTAATCCTGGATGAACCCTTCGATGGTCTGGACAAAGAATCGGTTCTGCAGATGCAGGACATGATTAATACCCTGATCAGGGAGGGCTTTCCAGTCCTGATGATTCTCAATAGAAAAAGTGAGATTCTGCCGACTCACAGCCATGTTGCTGTATTCAGAGACTTCCATCTCGTCTTTAAGGGCAGCCTGAAAGAGTGGGTGCACTTTGACAGCCTGGATGTGCCTTCGGAGCAGAAAAATTTAAAAATACCGGCCTCACCGGGAAAAGCATATCAGGGAGGAGAAGACCTTCTGGTGGATATCCGCAATACCAGTATCAGATATGGAGACAAGACGATCCTGGACAGGGTGAACTGGCAGGTGAAACGGGGAGAGCATTGGAAAATCACCGGCCCCAACGGTGCCGGAAAATCCACACTCCTGGGCTTGATTACAGGGGACCAGCCCCAGGCCTATGCCAACGACATCCGGCTTTTCGGAAAACCACGAGGCAGCGGTGAGTCAGTCTGGGAGATCAAGGAGAAGCTGGGGATCATCTCACCGGCCCTGCAGCTCAGCTACAGAGTCAGTCTGACCGCCCGAATGTGCATCGTCTCCGGACTGTATGACAGCATCGGCATCTACAACAGCGTTCCTCCCCGGGAACGGGCCCTGGCGGATGAGTGGCTGGGCTATATCGGCATGTTTGATAAGGCGGAAACCCCCCTGAAACGGCTGTCCTATGGAGAGCAAAGGCTGCTGCTCATTGCGCGGGGGCTGATTAAACATCCTCCCCTTCTCATCCTGGATGAACCCTGTCAGGGCCTGGATGACAGAAACAGGGAAAGGATTCTGGAAGTTCTTGGTAATTTTGCAGGCGAATCGGAATCGACCCTCCTCTATGTGACTCACCATGAGGAAGACAAAATCAGGCACATTGAAAGGCATCTGTGTTTTCACCCCTGCAAGGGAGGTTTTACATTGACCTCAGACGCTCTTCCACTTCCCCAATAAGACTGTCGGGAGTCGAGGCCCCGGCGCTGAGTCCGATGATATCGTATCCGGCGGCCTCTTGAGGAATTTCTGAGGCATCCTGGATGTACCAGCAGGGGATTCCTGTGTCCTGAGCCGTCTTATAGAGGCGCTGGGTGTTGGCACTATCTTTCCCACCGATGATAAGGCAGGCATCCACACGGGTGCATAACTCTTTCAGAGCTTCCTGACGTTTACTTGTGGCGGAGCAGATGCTCTCTACAATCTTTAAATCCGCACATTTTTCTTTGAGAACATGACAGACCCGGTCGTATTCATCCTGTTTAATCGTGGTTTGACTGATCACCATGACAGGGCCTTTCAGAGACAGATTTCCTGCTTCTTCAGGGTCGCTGATCACGATGGGGTTATCTGCAAAACCAGCCAGTCCCTTGATCTCCCCATGATCGGGATCACCCACGATCACCGTATGATAACCCAGAGAAGAATACTTTCTGACTGTTTTCTGTGAGGCGATAACCTTTGGACAGGTTCCGTCCATGACAAGGCTTCCCCGTCGATTGAGAGCCTCTCTTGTCTGGGGAGGTATCCCATGAGCCCGGATAATCACGCGGCAGTCTGAGGGCACATCTTCCGGGGATTCC from Oceanispirochaeta sp. includes:
- a CDS encoding glycerophosphodiester phosphodiesterase family protein, whose protein sequence is MRVFAHRGASAYAPQNTLPSFKKALELKASGIELDVQLSSDGVPVVIHDFFLDRTSDASGFIHSLTWQEIRKADAGLWFGPEFKGTPVPSLEEVLALIPRDVTLNLEIKSISSLEEPVARIVSDLLNQEKERDLIVSSFNHPILKEYQSLDPDVKIGILTGSDFIGFPAYVEASGLRPFSIHPQATYLSAETIREYHERGWQVLTYTVNSLEQAGMVQNLGADGIFSDYPDLLTR
- a CDS encoding omptin family outer membrane protease gives rise to the protein MKGFAGVLVFSSPGRYNMCMRLTVLIFLLCTASLPLSALQARSGALLSPGRTAELSLSPFVSYMTGFSDELVYDSSSEPYPYMSRLHWEINPALISGLSGSVNIGNVLFLNAAAGSTINPSTGEMTDHDWLSGYFSQTDTEWTHYSLSDIYLTHSLLVDYNATVRFYRTYNFNLDFLSGFKLIQWGWTDSLKELDYPGSDYETLIGQNGIDYDIEYRIPYIGGGISFREGSFTGGWTFIYSWMVSVDDHDYHKFRGLHFYDTFRKGSYTGLSIYSSWHWTPVFSLALSLDIDSVHEFQGDTAVYNNSGSLRGFYPGSAGVRYDTSSLSLNLEYRY
- a CDS encoding ATP-binding cassette domain-containing protein is translated as MIQLTDQYLPEYPEKGKGPPLSWTWNPGESWVILGENGSGKTHFSELIADNMPGRVDKVSFEDLEELLEKQIRQDDSEYTGKVDTGTPLFEFLGLKIGGEIPTDAPPPPSGLEKLMNSGLRILSTGEIRKSLIYKALLGKPELLILDEPFDGLDKESVLQMQDMINTLIREGFPVLMILNRKSEILPTHSHVAVFRDFHLVFKGSLKEWVHFDSLDVPSEQKNLKIPASPGKAYQGGEDLLVDIRNTSIRYGDKTILDRVNWQVKRGEHWKITGPNGAGKSTLLGLITGDQPQAYANDIRLFGKPRGSGESVWEIKEKLGIISPALQLSYRVSLTARMCIVSGLYDSIGIYNSVPPRERALADEWLGYIGMFDKAETPLKRLSYGEQRLLLIARGLIKHPPLLILDEPCQGLDDRNRERILEVLGNFAGESESTLLYVTHHEEDKIRHIERHLCFHPCKGGFTLTSDALPLPQ
- the ispH gene encoding 4-hydroxy-3-methylbut-2-enyl diphosphate reductase, coding for MKKNKKTIIRADEMGFCLGVRRAVGTLEEAVNFEDSEVYTLGPIIHNPRVINDFAVRGVKTVESPEDVPSDCRVIIRAHGIPPQTREALNRRGSLVMDGTCPKVIASQKTVRKYSSLGYHTVIVGDPDHGEIKGLAGFADNPIVISDPEEAGNLSLKGPVMVISQTTIKQDEYDRVCHVLKEKCADLKIVESICSATSKRQEALKELCTRVDACLIIGGKDSANTQRLYKTAQDTGIPCWYIQDASEIPQEAAGYDIIGLSAGASTPDSLIGEVEERLRSM